From Corynebacterium sp. BD556, the proteins below share one genomic window:
- the dapA gene encoding 4-hydroxy-tetrahydrodipicolinate synthase: MGTSIKANRGAETFGTVSVAMVTPFSKDGDVDLAAGRQLAAHLVDNGVDSLTLAGTTGESPTTTLDEKIALLQAVRAEVGDRATLIAGAGTNDTRKAVEAAVASAEAGADALLVVTPYYSKPSQEGIVAHYRAVAAATELPICLYDIPGRSGIALEEDTIRRLAEIPTITAMKDAKGDFLQAARLIHETGLAWYSGDDPLNLPWLSVGATGVISVVGHAAPQLLREMITSFEDGDLNRAREINATTIDVLARQQAILGGTTFSKAALLLQGINVGEPRLPVAAATDEQLEVLRKEMEKAGVL; this comes from the coding sequence ATGGGCACTTCAATTAAAGCTAACCGAGGAGCCGAAACCTTCGGCACTGTTTCCGTTGCCATGGTCACACCCTTTAGCAAAGATGGGGACGTAGACCTGGCGGCGGGGCGACAGTTGGCTGCCCACCTCGTGGACAATGGCGTCGATTCTTTGACGCTTGCGGGCACAACCGGCGAGTCCCCGACCACCACCCTTGACGAGAAAATCGCACTGCTTCAGGCTGTGCGCGCAGAGGTGGGGGACCGCGCCACACTCATCGCTGGTGCCGGAACCAACGACACGCGCAAAGCTGTCGAAGCTGCGGTAGCCTCCGCAGAGGCCGGCGCCGATGCTTTGCTCGTGGTTACGCCGTATTACTCCAAGCCCTCACAGGAGGGCATCGTTGCGCACTACCGTGCTGTGGCTGCTGCCACGGAACTTCCGATTTGTTTGTACGACATTCCGGGCCGTTCCGGTATCGCACTGGAGGAAGATACGATTCGCCGCCTCGCGGAGATCCCCACTATTACGGCGATGAAGGATGCCAAGGGTGATTTCCTCCAGGCTGCGCGATTAATTCACGAAACTGGGCTGGCCTGGTATTCTGGCGATGATCCGCTCAACTTGCCGTGGCTTTCCGTCGGCGCCACCGGAGTCATCTCCGTCGTCGGCCACGCCGCACCGCAGTTGCTGCGAGAAATGATTACAAGCTTCGAGGACGGCGACCTCAACCGTGCGCGGGAGATAAACGCCACCACCATCGACGTGCTTGCACGCCAGCAGGCAATTCTCGGTGGTACGACATTTTCGAAGGCAGCCCTGCTTTTGCAGGGCATCAATGTGGGAGAGCCCCGTTTGCCTGTCGCTGCTGCGACGGACGAGCAGCTAGAGGTTCTCCGTAAAGAGATGGAAAAGGCTGGAGTCCTTTAA
- the thyX gene encoding FAD-dependent thymidylate synthase gives MAVESALRVELVASTSFAAPSGIDWEPDPAASEAESLVEFAGRACYETFSRPNPNTAANETYLHHIIDVGHDALLEHATATMYIRGLSRAAGNELLRHRHLSFSQLSQRFVHAGASEVVVPPAIAADPELKRLFLRAVDDSRFAYGELLDALEGDATSERNSLLRAKKARQAARAILPNATETRMVVTGNYRAWREFIAARASEHADVEIRSLAIECLTLLRGTAPALFDDFLVSTLADGSEMATSPYIR, from the coding sequence GTGGCGGTTGAATCGGCGTTGCGGGTGGAGCTGGTGGCGTCGACAAGCTTCGCGGCGCCAAGTGGCATTGATTGGGAGCCGGACCCTGCCGCTAGTGAGGCTGAAAGCCTTGTTGAATTCGCGGGCCGTGCCTGTTACGAAACTTTCAGTCGACCTAACCCGAACACGGCGGCCAACGAGACTTACCTGCATCACATTATTGACGTTGGTCACGATGCGCTGCTCGAGCACGCCACGGCGACAATGTATATCCGCGGCCTGTCACGCGCGGCTGGCAACGAGCTTTTGCGTCACCGCCACCTGTCTTTTTCCCAGTTAAGTCAGCGTTTTGTCCACGCCGGGGCGAGTGAGGTTGTGGTCCCGCCCGCCATCGCCGCCGATCCCGAACTTAAGCGGTTGTTTCTCCGCGCTGTCGACGATTCCCGTTTCGCCTATGGTGAGCTTCTCGACGCCCTCGAAGGCGACGCGACTTCCGAACGCAACTCCCTGCTGCGGGCGAAGAAAGCTCGGCAGGCGGCGCGTGCCATTTTGCCTAACGCGACGGAGACGCGCATGGTGGTTACCGGCAATTACCGCGCGTGGCGCGAGTTCATCGCCGCCCGGGCCTCCGAACACGCCGACGTGGAAATTCGCAGCCTGGCCATTGAATGTCTCACGCTGCTGCGCGGCACCGCACCGGCGCTTTTCGACGACTTCCTCGTCAGCACCCTAGCCGACGGCTCAGAAATGGCCACCAGCCCATATATCCGCTAA
- the dapB gene encoding 4-hydroxy-tetrahydrodipicolinate reductase — protein MAIKVGVLGAQGRVGSAVVAGVKAAVDLELVAAIDRDDELAELTKAGADVVVDFTTPNSVMDNLEFCINHGIHCVVGTTGFDEARYAKVRSWLEKNESVGVLIAPNFAISAVLTMAFARQAAPYFESAEVVEYHHPNKLDAPSGTAIKTAQGIADARKKAGMEPMPDATEQALDGSRGANIDGVKVHAVRMTGMVAHEEVIFGTTDQALTIRQDSYGRESFVPGVLTGVRQVANYQGLTVGLDKYLGL, from the coding sequence ATGGCAATCAAGGTTGGTGTGCTGGGTGCGCAAGGCCGGGTCGGTTCGGCGGTGGTGGCAGGGGTGAAAGCCGCGGTTGATTTGGAGCTTGTCGCGGCGATTGACCGCGATGACGAACTAGCCGAGTTAACAAAGGCTGGGGCTGACGTTGTCGTCGATTTCACCACCCCGAACTCCGTGATGGATAACCTGGAGTTTTGCATTAACCACGGAATTCACTGTGTGGTGGGCACCACCGGTTTCGACGAAGCCCGTTACGCCAAGGTGCGCAGTTGGCTGGAGAAAAACGAAAGTGTCGGTGTGCTCATTGCTCCGAATTTTGCTATTTCTGCCGTGTTGACCATGGCTTTTGCCCGGCAGGCTGCGCCGTACTTCGAGTCGGCGGAAGTTGTCGAGTACCACCACCCGAACAAGCTGGATGCTCCTTCCGGCACCGCGATCAAAACTGCCCAAGGCATCGCGGATGCCCGCAAAAAGGCCGGTATGGAGCCGATGCCGGATGCCACCGAGCAGGCGCTCGACGGTTCCCGCGGCGCGAATATTGACGGAGTGAAGGTCCACGCTGTGCGGATGACTGGGATGGTGGCCCATGAAGAAGTTATCTTCGGCACCACCGACCAGGCCTTGACGATCCGCCAGGATTCCTATGGCCGCGAATCCTTCGTGCCTGGTGTGCTCACGGGGGTGCGCCAGGTGGCGAATTACCAAGGGCTAACTGTCGGGCTCGACAAATACTTGGGGCTGTAG
- a CDS encoding AMIN-like domain-containing (lipo)protein: MKRLPRVTPITIVSTVSVAALALASCSAPREQDGDEPTKQTSTQTTVQKTHSGTTSAEANTQNAAPRVAATSDEVNESAPYTTGQTRLDQDPGTELVVTDVRVGSHEGFDRVVVEYSGHGTPGIIAGYVDKPRQLASGLPIEVTGTTYLEVMIQGTPMGVLSPRAELIKAGPMDLATGAIKGITHGGVFEADTQYIIGLDQQRPYRAYTLHNPPRVVVDLQK, translated from the coding sequence ATGAAGCGTCTCCCCCGTGTCACACCCATCACCATTGTCAGCACTGTCAGCGTCGCAGCACTAGCCCTGGCCTCCTGCTCCGCCCCGCGGGAGCAAGATGGGGACGAGCCCACGAAGCAAACCTCGACACAAACGACTGTGCAAAAAACGCATAGTGGCACCACATCTGCCGAAGCGAACACACAAAACGCTGCTCCCCGCGTAGCGGCAACCTCCGACGAAGTCAACGAGTCGGCCCCATACACCACCGGGCAAACGCGACTCGACCAAGATCCCGGAACCGAACTGGTAGTCACTGATGTTCGTGTCGGCTCCCATGAGGGCTTCGATCGCGTCGTCGTCGAATACTCAGGCCACGGCACACCCGGGATTATCGCTGGCTACGTCGACAAGCCGCGCCAACTGGCCTCCGGGTTGCCCATCGAGGTCACCGGCACAACCTACCTCGAAGTGATGATCCAAGGCACCCCCATGGGGGTACTGAGCCCGCGCGCTGAACTCATCAAGGCCGGGCCCATGGACTTGGCAACTGGAGCCATCAAGGGCATCACCCACGGCGGCGTCTTCGAGGCCGACACCCAGTACATCATCGGACTAGATCAACAACGCCCCTACCGCGCCTACACACTCCACAACCCACCGCGAGTAGTTGTGGACTTGCAGAAATAA
- a CDS encoding polyribonucleotide nucleotidyltransferase encodes MSTFTPKNSHNVYVDEDYGTTEAVAVLDNGDFGSRTVRFETGQLARQAGGAVATFLDDDTMMLATTTASNQPREGFDFFPLTVDVEERMYAAGRVPGSFFRREGRPSTDAILACRLIDRPLRPTFVKGLRNEVQVVITVLSMDPQEYYDVIAINGASAATQLSGLPVSGAVGGVRMALIADEKHPSGQWVAFPNHEQRTRCIFEMVVAGRLVRRKGKSDVAIMMVEAGAGVDVVKQIAAGAPAPTEATVAEGLEAAKPYIRTLCEAQNALAEQAAKETQEFPLFLPYSEKVYRAVEKKAGKKLAKLLTIKGKQDRDDATNEYMEEVEDSLLDDFDIDGDDRDELSAASKEIRAAYNAVMKDIVRTKILTEGYRIDGRGLSDIRDLEVEVELIPRAHGSALFERGETQILGVTTLDMLKMEQTIDSLSPEDSKHYIHHYNFPPYSTGETGRVGSPKRREIGHGALAERALLPVIPSKEDFPYTIRQVSEALGSNGSTSMGSVCASTLSLYNAGVPLAAPVAGIAMGLVSGEVSGETKYVALTDILGAEDAFGDMDFKVAGTSEFITALQLDTKLDGIPSKVLADALEQARDAREAILDTMAEVIDGPDEMSPFAPKITTVKIPAAKIGEVIGPKGKVINQITEETGAEISIEDDGTIYVSAAKGANADAAIERINGIANPQMPKVGEHYLGTVVKTVAFGAFVSILPGTDGLIHISKLGGNKRIENVEDVINVGDKVEVEIADVDNRGKISLVPVED; translated from the coding sequence TTGAGCACATTCACACCGAAAAATTCCCACAATGTTTATGTCGACGAAGACTACGGGACCACTGAAGCGGTAGCGGTCCTGGACAACGGGGATTTCGGTTCCCGCACCGTGCGTTTCGAAACCGGCCAGCTTGCACGCCAGGCTGGGGGCGCGGTGGCGACCTTCCTTGATGACGACACGATGATGCTGGCCACCACCACGGCCTCCAACCAGCCACGCGAGGGATTCGATTTCTTCCCCCTGACGGTGGACGTGGAGGAGCGCATGTACGCCGCTGGCCGTGTGCCGGGTTCCTTCTTCCGCCGCGAGGGTCGCCCGTCGACGGATGCGATCCTGGCTTGCCGCTTGATTGACCGTCCGCTGCGCCCGACCTTTGTTAAGGGTCTGCGCAACGAGGTTCAGGTTGTCATCACGGTGCTGTCGATGGATCCGCAGGAATACTACGACGTGATTGCCATCAACGGCGCGTCAGCCGCGACGCAGCTCTCCGGCCTGCCGGTTTCCGGCGCGGTCGGCGGCGTGCGCATGGCTCTCATTGCCGACGAGAAGCACCCTTCCGGCCAGTGGGTAGCGTTCCCGAACCATGAGCAGCGCACCCGTTGCATCTTCGAGATGGTCGTCGCCGGGCGTTTGGTGCGGCGTAAAGGTAAATCTGATGTGGCGATCATGATGGTTGAGGCGGGAGCCGGGGTGGATGTTGTCAAGCAAATCGCTGCTGGCGCCCCCGCACCGACTGAAGCTACCGTCGCCGAGGGCCTTGAAGCCGCCAAGCCTTACATCCGCACTTTGTGCGAGGCGCAAAATGCACTAGCTGAACAGGCAGCGAAGGAAACCCAGGAGTTTCCGCTCTTCCTGCCTTACTCCGAGAAGGTCTACAGGGCGGTGGAGAAGAAGGCCGGCAAGAAGTTGGCGAAGTTGCTCACCATCAAGGGCAAGCAGGACCGTGATGACGCGACAAACGAATACATGGAGGAAGTCGAAGACTCCCTGTTGGATGATTTCGACATCGACGGCGATGACCGGGATGAGCTTTCCGCGGCTTCTAAGGAGATCCGCGCCGCCTACAACGCGGTCATGAAAGACATAGTCCGCACCAAGATCCTCACCGAGGGCTACCGCATTGACGGGCGTGGACTTAGCGACATCCGCGACTTGGAAGTCGAAGTCGAGCTCATTCCACGCGCCCACGGCTCCGCCCTGTTCGAGCGCGGCGAGACTCAAATCCTCGGCGTGACCACCCTGGACATGCTGAAGATGGAGCAGACCATTGACTCGTTGTCGCCGGAGGATTCGAAGCACTACATCCACCACTACAATTTCCCGCCGTATTCCACCGGCGAAACTGGACGAGTTGGCTCCCCGAAGCGGCGTGAGATCGGACACGGCGCACTCGCTGAGCGGGCGTTGCTGCCGGTGATTCCCTCCAAGGAGGACTTCCCGTACACCATCCGCCAGGTCTCTGAGGCGCTGGGTTCTAACGGTTCGACTTCGATGGGCTCGGTGTGTGCGTCCACTTTGTCGCTCTACAATGCGGGTGTGCCGCTAGCGGCCCCGGTGGCGGGTATCGCCATGGGCCTCGTCTCCGGCGAGGTTTCCGGGGAGACGAAGTACGTTGCCCTGACAGATATCTTGGGCGCTGAGGACGCCTTCGGTGATATGGACTTCAAAGTCGCCGGCACCAGCGAGTTCATCACGGCGTTGCAGTTGGACACCAAACTTGATGGCATTCCGTCGAAGGTGCTGGCTGATGCCCTGGAGCAGGCGCGAGATGCCCGCGAAGCGATCCTGGACACCATGGCGGAGGTCATCGACGGCCCGGACGAGATGAGCCCGTTCGCCCCGAAGATCACCACGGTCAAGATTCCGGCGGCGAAGATCGGTGAGGTCATCGGCCCGAAGGGTAAGGTGATCAACCAGATCACGGAGGAGACAGGTGCCGAGATTTCCATCGAAGATGACGGCACCATCTATGTCTCCGCTGCCAAGGGTGCAAATGCCGATGCCGCTATCGAGCGCATCAACGGGATCGCCAACCCGCAGATGCCGAAGGTGGGGGAGCACTACTTAGGCACCGTGGTCAAGACGGTCGCTTTTGGTGCGTTCGTGTCGATTCTGCCGGGTACGGACGGTTTGATCCACATTTCGAAGCTCGGAGGCAATAAGCGCATCGAGAATGTCGAAGATGTGATTAACGTCGGTGACAAGGTCGAGGTTGAGATTGCTGACGTGGACAATCGCGGCAAAATTTCCTTGGTGCCGGTCGAGGACTAA
- the rpsO gene encoding 30S ribosomal protein S15 — MALSTEKKAEILKNYGVHETDTGSPEAQVALLTERINNLTEHLKFHKHDHHSRRGLLLLVGRRRGLLKYLRDNNVERYRDLISRLGLRR, encoded by the coding sequence ATGGCGTTGTCCACTGAGAAGAAGGCTGAAATCCTGAAGAACTACGGTGTTCACGAAACAGACACCGGCTCCCCCGAGGCACAGGTCGCGCTTTTGACTGAGCGCATTAACAACCTGACCGAGCACCTCAAGTTCCACAAGCACGACCACCACTCCCGCCGCGGTCTGCTGCTGCTGGTTGGTCGCCGCCGTGGTCTGTTGAAGTACCTGCGCGACAACAATGTTGAGCGCTACCGTGACCTCATCTCCCGTCTGGGTCTGCGCCGCTAA
- a CDS encoding nucleoside hydrolase produces MARPLILDLDTGIDDTLALAYALASPEVELIGVTATYGNVTVEQGARNSLAMLEMFGATHVPVFLGPGHARTRSSFEVAEISSFIHGANGIGEVEIPDAARAAQDTSAVDFLIDSVRRYGEDLVIVPTGPSTSVAAAIEASKGFADNAHIVMMAGALTVPGNVTACSEANVYQDPEAADLVFRRARDVTMVGLDVTLRTLLTSADTAQWKSLGTKRGEVLAALADYYIGAYATTSPHLGGCGLHDPLAVAIAIDPDLATYVELNLKVDTAAPLRGRTIGDETRLGQVANTRVAVSVDVEAFRSRFMHRLSALASASS; encoded by the coding sequence ATGGCACGCCCACTGATCTTGGATCTAGACACTGGCATCGACGACACGCTGGCGCTGGCCTATGCCCTGGCCAGCCCGGAGGTCGAACTTATTGGCGTGACCGCCACCTACGGCAACGTCACCGTCGAACAGGGGGCGAGAAACTCCCTGGCGATGCTAGAGATGTTCGGAGCAACGCACGTACCAGTGTTTCTCGGGCCTGGCCATGCGCGGACACGCAGCAGTTTCGAGGTCGCGGAGATCTCCTCTTTCATTCACGGAGCCAACGGCATCGGTGAGGTGGAAATCCCCGACGCCGCACGGGCTGCGCAAGACACTTCAGCCGTCGACTTCCTCATCGACTCGGTGCGACGCTACGGTGAGGATCTGGTGATTGTTCCGACGGGGCCGTCGACAAGCGTCGCGGCGGCGATTGAGGCGTCAAAAGGCTTCGCAGACAATGCCCACATCGTCATGATGGCAGGTGCGCTGACCGTGCCAGGCAACGTGACGGCATGCTCCGAAGCCAATGTCTATCAAGACCCGGAAGCGGCTGACCTTGTGTTCCGCCGCGCCCGCGACGTCACCATGGTCGGCCTCGATGTCACCTTGCGCACACTGTTGACCAGCGCAGATACCGCACAGTGGAAATCGCTCGGCACCAAGCGCGGAGAAGTCCTCGCGGCTTTAGCCGACTACTACATCGGCGCCTACGCCACGACCTCCCCGCACCTCGGCGGCTGTGGCCTGCACGACCCGCTGGCGGTGGCAATAGCCATCGATCCAGATCTTGCGACCTATGTCGAACTCAACCTCAAAGTCGACACCGCCGCACCACTGCGGGGACGAACCATCGGTGATGAAACCCGACTCGGGCAGGTCGCAAACACACGCGTTGCCGTCTCCGTTGATGTCGAGGCCTTCCGCAGCCGCTTCATGCACAGGCTTAGCGCGCTGGCGAGCGCCAGCAGCTAA
- a CDS encoding bifunctional riboflavin kinase/FAD synthetase, whose amino-acid sequence MDILRGLDAVPEDFGQPDGTVVTIGVFDGVHRGHQLLISRAVEEARALGVPSVVLTFDPHPVAVFAPGRAPCALFTLEDRARYIEKLGVDHMVVVDFRKELAGDSPASYVRDTLVGRLRARQVVVGENFTFGRNAEGTAKTMSELGAKNGLGVTVVSLLSDGDVRICSTAIREELRQGNLQTAREFMGRDFSVTAPIERGAGRGGCELGYPTANQYVEDISALPADGVYAGWFTVMDEAAIDGDMDPGVRYPAAISVGTNPTFGDLRRSVESFVLDRKADLYGRQARVEFVDKVRDMTKFDSVDELLEHMARDVEITRRILDEPEK is encoded by the coding sequence GTGGATATTTTGCGTGGTCTGGACGCGGTGCCTGAGGATTTCGGACAACCGGACGGAACGGTAGTCACCATTGGTGTTTTCGACGGGGTGCACAGGGGCCACCAGTTGCTCATTTCCCGAGCCGTGGAAGAAGCCCGCGCTCTCGGTGTACCTAGCGTGGTGCTTACTTTTGACCCTCACCCAGTGGCGGTTTTTGCCCCGGGGCGCGCCCCCTGCGCCCTGTTTACGCTGGAGGACCGGGCCCGCTACATCGAAAAACTCGGCGTTGACCACATGGTGGTCGTGGATTTTCGCAAAGAGTTGGCTGGAGACAGCCCAGCGTCCTATGTGCGTGACACGCTCGTCGGGCGACTGCGCGCCCGCCAGGTTGTGGTGGGGGAGAACTTCACCTTCGGACGCAACGCCGAAGGCACCGCCAAAACTATGTCGGAACTCGGTGCGAAAAACGGCCTCGGCGTTACAGTGGTGAGCTTGCTTAGCGACGGCGACGTGCGCATCTGTTCCACCGCCATCCGTGAGGAATTGCGGCAGGGCAACCTGCAGACGGCGCGTGAGTTCATGGGGCGCGACTTCTCTGTCACTGCTCCTATTGAACGCGGCGCCGGCCGCGGCGGCTGCGAACTCGGCTACCCTACCGCCAACCAGTACGTCGAAGACATCAGTGCCCTGCCCGCCGACGGCGTCTACGCGGGGTGGTTTACCGTCATGGATGAGGCTGCTATCGACGGCGATATGGACCCCGGCGTGCGCTACCCAGCCGCCATATCGGTAGGCACCAACCCGACTTTTGGAGATCTTCGCCGCAGCGTGGAGTCCTTCGTTTTAGATCGAAAAGCTGACCTCTACGGCAGGCAAGCCCGCGTTGAGTTTGTGGATAAGGTGCGTGACATGACCAAGTTTGACTCGGTCGATGAGTTGTTAGAGCACATGGCGCGCGATGTGGAGATCACGCGCAGGATCCTTGACGAACCGGAGAAATAG
- the truB gene encoding tRNA pseudouridine(55) synthase TruB, with protein MTDPLSTSGIVLVDKPAGMTSHDVVARLRRFFGTRKVGHAGTLDPLATGLLVAGIERGTKLLAHLVAQDKVYSTTIRLGAATATDDAEGEVTSLTDASGVSDEDMRRAIAKLRGEIMQVPSKVSAIKINGKRAHELAREGVDVDIPARPVTIHSFDVLDVRRNGNFVDIDARVHCSSGTYIRSLARDLGADLGVGGHLTALRREKVGVFTLDCAHPLSHLETHPTLSLTLDEALQSAWPVVNVTAVEYEALSMGKWLAPRGLQGVHAAIGPDGRAVALVKEQGQRLATVFVARPSTL; from the coding sequence ATGACCGATCCCCTCTCTACCTCCGGAATCGTGCTCGTTGACAAACCCGCAGGGATGACCAGCCACGATGTTGTCGCACGATTGCGTAGGTTCTTCGGCACCCGCAAGGTCGGCCACGCCGGGACACTGGATCCGCTGGCGACGGGACTACTCGTCGCCGGTATTGAGCGCGGCACAAAACTGCTGGCCCACCTGGTGGCACAAGACAAGGTTTACTCCACCACCATCCGCCTGGGGGCGGCGACGGCGACAGATGACGCCGAGGGCGAGGTGACCTCGTTGACGGACGCATCGGGGGTAAGTGATGAGGATATGCGCCGGGCCATTGCCAAGCTACGCGGGGAGATCATGCAGGTTCCCTCGAAAGTTTCCGCGATCAAAATTAACGGCAAACGCGCCCACGAACTTGCCCGCGAAGGCGTCGATGTTGACATCCCTGCGCGCCCGGTGACCATCCATTCATTCGACGTCCTCGACGTGCGCCGCAACGGCAACTTCGTCGATATTGACGCGCGGGTGCACTGCTCCTCGGGCACCTACATCCGCTCCCTGGCCCGCGATCTCGGCGCCGACCTCGGCGTCGGCGGTCACTTGACGGCGTTGCGGCGCGAAAAGGTTGGGGTTTTCACGCTTGACTGTGCCCACCCGCTTAGCCACCTTGAAACCCACCCCACCTTAAGCCTTACGCTCGACGAGGCTTTGCAAAGTGCGTGGCCGGTGGTAAACGTCACAGCCGTCGAATACGAGGCGCTGTCCATGGGAAAGTGGCTCGCCCCGCGCGGGCTCCAAGGCGTACACGCGGCGATCGGCCCCGATGGACGCGCCGTGGCCCTCGTCAAAGAGCAGGGCCAACGCTTGGCGACGGTCTTCGTCGCCCGCCCCTCCACGCTCTAA
- a CDS encoding 4'-phosphopantetheinyl transferase family protein encodes MQDLDLFPSQARFIYIHTGTSPDLTNYRDLHPEEQGLVSQAVDLRKGEFGDARWCAHQALEELGVNSKEAILRGDRGMPLWPDGYTGSLTHTEGFRAAVAAPTSHVLSIGLDAEPAAPLPPEVVGEIARARERIAIEKMRAESIDWADRLVFCAKEATYKCWFPLTRRWLGFHDAEVDIRDDGTFLAYILARPTPLPFFEGRWQLRSGYIIASAFVTRSLEARLRRPNRLAV; translated from the coding sequence ATGCAGGACTTGGATCTTTTCCCCTCACAGGCGCGCTTTATCTATATCCACACCGGAACCTCCCCGGATCTAACCAATTACCGGGACTTGCACCCGGAGGAACAGGGCTTGGTCAGCCAGGCGGTCGACCTGCGGAAAGGAGAGTTCGGAGACGCCCGCTGGTGTGCCCACCAAGCCTTGGAGGAGCTTGGAGTTAACTCAAAGGAGGCGATCTTGCGCGGCGACCGCGGGATGCCTTTGTGGCCGGATGGATACACTGGCTCGCTGACGCACACGGAGGGGTTTCGTGCGGCTGTGGCGGCGCCGACGAGCCACGTGCTGTCAATCGGGTTGGACGCTGAACCGGCCGCCCCGCTGCCGCCGGAGGTAGTGGGGGAGATCGCGCGGGCGCGTGAGCGCATCGCCATTGAAAAGATGCGCGCAGAAAGCATCGACTGGGCTGACCGACTGGTTTTTTGCGCCAAAGAGGCTACCTACAAATGTTGGTTTCCGTTGACGAGGCGTTGGTTGGGTTTTCATGACGCTGAGGTGGACATCCGCGATGACGGCACCTTTTTGGCCTATATCCTGGCGCGTCCCACGCCGTTGCCTTTCTTTGAAGGTCGGTGGCAGTTGCGCAGCGGCTACATTATTGCCTCGGCGTTTGTCACTCGCTCGCTGGAGGCGCGGCTTCGGCGCCCTAACCGGTTGGCGGTTTAG
- a CDS encoding metallophosphoesterase family protein yields MTTTLWAVADLHAAVKANKPRIDAILPADPSDWLIVAGDVAEKMDLIVRTMKQLVERFDTVIWSPGNHELFSRSTDRYRGREKYSALVQALREIGVITPEDPYPVFHGVTIAPLFTLYDYSFRGAGMTVEEAVAAAREKNLMMTDEFAIAPFVDVRAWCWDRLAYTTKRLSRIDGPTILVNHWPLVQEPIQRLQWPEIGLWCGTRHTRGWGRRYNAQKVIYGHLHMPGVITVDDTEHIEVSLGYPREWQSRAETFPWPYPVMEVES; encoded by the coding sequence ATGACCACAACCCTGTGGGCCGTCGCGGACCTGCACGCCGCAGTGAAAGCGAATAAGCCCCGCATTGATGCGATTTTGCCGGCGGATCCTTCCGACTGGCTGATTGTCGCTGGTGATGTGGCGGAGAAAATGGACTTGATCGTGCGCACGATGAAGCAGTTGGTGGAGCGCTTCGACACCGTTATCTGGTCGCCGGGCAACCACGAACTGTTCTCCCGTTCAACCGACCGTTACCGCGGTAGGGAGAAGTATTCCGCCTTGGTGCAGGCGCTGCGTGAGATAGGAGTGATTACCCCCGAAGACCCGTACCCGGTTTTCCATGGGGTCACTATCGCGCCCCTTTTCACCCTCTACGATTATTCCTTCCGCGGCGCTGGCATGACAGTGGAGGAGGCGGTGGCGGCGGCGCGGGAGAAAAACCTAATGATGACTGACGAGTTCGCCATCGCGCCGTTTGTTGATGTGCGCGCTTGGTGCTGGGACCGTCTCGCCTACACCACGAAGCGTTTGTCGCGTATTGACGGCCCCACGATCCTCGTTAACCACTGGCCGCTTGTTCAGGAACCGATCCAGCGTTTGCAGTGGCCCGAGATCGGCCTGTGGTGCGGCACCAGGCACACACGCGGCTGGGGTCGGAGGTATAACGCGCAGAAAGTGATCTACGGCCACCTGCACATGCCGGGTGTGATAACTGTCGACGACACCGAGCACATCGAGGTTTCCCTGGGTTACCCCCGCGAGTGGCAGAGTCGAGCGGAAACATTTCCTTGGCCGTACCCGGTGATGGAGGTGGAGAGCTAA